agcaATTAATGCAAAATGGCTAACAGAGTTTCGTCCACTTAGATTTAACATCCTTACACGATAAGGAATAACGATCAAATGAATCATCAATACCAAATAGTGCACGCAATTGATATGACCAAGACATGAGAATGAGGAAAAATCACCattacatgtgcttgttattaaagAGGCATCATTCAATTCTCGATAGATATAAACTATGTTTTGAGTTATCTCATGTCCGTATCTAGGAAAGTCCCTCACTCGGTTACGATGGAATAATTTACCTTATTCTAAAACCCGCAGAGTCATCCTTGAGAGCCATAAGATGATGACTTATACAATCCGAGAATGAGGAAAAATCAACGTTGGAGGGCTACACCATCTCAATCAAGGAAAAGAGTTTACGAAAAATATTGAATAAGTGGTTATATGAATAAAAAAAAGTCAACAAATTAATAGGGAGTAGAAAAGGATTTTGTTGCAACAAGCCAACAACATTAAAAGGAAAGGGACTGAAGATTCCAAAATGGTCACAAGGAACGAGAGGATGCACCAAATATTACGAATTAttatcataaatttatttttttcagaaaaattaatatttaaaatactttttttatgAAGAAAGTAATAATGGCATGAGTCGAGCACAGCAGAGTCCACGATATATTTTGCACCAGTATTCAATTTAAAGATTAATTCGATTCttaggttaattatttattaaaaaaaatatcgatTAATTTTTCGAAACTAAGAttcaatcttaaatattttttaaaaaaaactagcaAACGCATCATTACCCCAGGAGTAAAGGAAAGTCCACATACATCACCCGTGAGTGTCTTATGTGCAAATGTTATCTAACATGGTACTAATTGAGAGACAACTTAAAAGGTGGGTCGTCCTCGAGAGTGGGGCAATTTTGACTGATGTCATCAGGAAAATGGGCAGATCAAGGGAAGCGAACAGCAGCCCATTTATCGGGCTTAAATTTGGGGAAATTAACTAGTTGAATCTGCAATCCTGTTGGGCTTTCAGAACACTAAATCTTTCATAATAAAGATACAATTTTACATGTCAATACATCTCCTACAATAGCATTGCTTAATCATCGACATGCACGCCATTTAGCTAGTAAGCATTACACTACTAAACTTTAAGCTTATCAAGCTCGCAGTGCTGCATATGTATCGATGCAGGATCCTCCCTTCTTCCTAATTGCCAGATCGAGTAGCTTTTGCAACTGGACCGACTTGCCTGAGCAACTGGCAACCAAAGCGAGAGCATCGTGAGAAAGCTTAGTTCACACATAATAAGATAGAAAGAGTATATTTAGAATAATGAAAAGGCTTCTTGATGGAATTCTTTGCGCTTTAGTCATCAGTGTAGAACCTGGAAATAATTCTCCAGCTTCTGTCTCAAGCATGCATGCTCCTTCTTAACCTTTTGGAATGATCTTATGCATCTGAATATAGTCACGGATGCATCAATAAGCACAGTATTAAGAAGATATCCAAGTGATATTATTGAAGATGGTAGTGAAGGAATAAGAGGTACCCTTCTTGATTTTCTTTGTCACAGAAATCTCTGAAAACAGTGCATTCATTCTTCATCTTTGCAGCACCGATGCTAAACAAGTTTataacaagtgaaataaaagctACAAGATTAATGGACTTACAATTaaatgaaaaaagaaagaaaaagaaaaggaaaacaagaagTCATGACTAGTTTCACCTGGAAGCACTACCCTTTAGTTGGTGTATTAGTGAGTCCAGCCGATCAAAATCTTGAGGAAACTTCTCTCTGTAGGAAAAAGAAGCTGATGGAATATTAATATAAATACTACACTACACATACATTAGAAAAGATTACCCACAGATGTGCTTACAGGGCATGATCAATGTTGCCCATTAGTCTCAATGAGTCCTTGAAGAACAAGGTTACAACCTCCTCCACAAAATTAGGGCTAACATCATCTTGCAGCTCTTCTATCTGAAAAAATTGTTCATCTAGGAACCCCTACAATTAACACAACTTGATCAACCTCCACTGGAGGTAAAAGTGCTGATCTTATTTCAAAACCTAACCTTTTTCTTTTCAATTGAGCAATTTCAAAATCATGTTAATAAAAGCCTTCAATATTACTCGATGTGAATACGACAATGTTGCATGGTATTAAATGTGACATTAAGGTGCTCcaaagtcaattttaacattaatcTATGGGAACCATTTTGTGTAGTGACTGAGACAGGAAAGTTAAGCATTTAAACTAGCCATCAGACAATATGTGTGTCTTAGTTGCTCATTAAACAATGTTGACTTTGCATTGGCCATCAGCAAACATTACATGAGAAGCTCTCTATGCAATAAGGAAGCATAAAACGGGAGAATTAAATAGATAGCAGGATGCTTATTCTTACACTGTTAGCTAGTGCTGTACTATAGTTAGAAGAAAATTATTGTTTGTATTACTGTCTTGTAGTTATTGGCAAACAGTAATTTATAGACCTTAGGAAGGCAACAGTAAGAGGTAATTGTGAGTTGTTCTGCAAAAAACAAAGATACTAAAGTGATGAAGCACAGAAATTTAACCTGATCAAAGAAACTCTTCTTCATTGTGGCAAGCTGTCGGTGCAAACTAGAGTATTCCATGTGTGACCACAGGAAAAATGCAAAATGGAGCAAAGGATGAAATGCAAAGGGAACAGTTGCTGATGAGACATGAAAACCATGAAAGGCTGCTATTTATAGAGCAGAAAAAGGATTTTTCATATGTGATATAAGCCACCAGGACAATGGTTTAACAAAAATATCATTGAATCCAAGAAGAAAAAATACATTTCTAATTCCAGTCTACTTTTTCCTTAGATACTCTCTAAATCCTTTCAAATTATAAAACAGTTCAAAATTTGATGCCAGCAGATAGTGAAACATTGGCATGGCACGTCCACTTAAATAAAGAAATATACTTCTTTTAACACGCATTAAAATtgggttttaaaaaaaatggcaGGCAAACCCAACAAGCAAATACTTGAATCGATCTAAAACAGAGGCACAAATTGGAGCTAaaaaatacaaaatcaaatagataaaagtcattgTCTTGCTTTTTTTTATGGTCTGAACCAGCTGAAAAAGAAAAGATGAGAATGTAATAGACATTTGATATGCTATCTTTATTCCACGTCCAATATGAGTAAGATTTTGTAATGTTTCTCAGAGCCTGATTTTCAGTTTTGGTTTCTTTAGAGTGTTTGGTCCCGTCCTGGTCCCATCCACTTCTTTGCTAAAGGAGTAAAAGTTGTGAGATGCAATGCATAATTGGAGCAAAAGGTGAAGCTGTCATCTTAGCGGCCCCTCCCGGGCGGTCCCACACGCTCTGGAAGGGGGTAAATCACAAGGGGCATTTGCCCTAGCATAGGGGTGGGAATTGACCCTAAGAACTATTGGAGCAACCATCATCCATGTAGGTACCAACTACACCAACCCGTGGTGGTGAGATGCAATGCATAATTGATCCAATACATCATTGTCCAATGTAGATATCAGAATCTAAACTTAGATTGGCATGCCACATGGCAATTTTGTGATCAACAGCATTACAAAAAGATAAATTCTAAGCCAAGTGAACAATAATGAATAGAAGTGATTCTGCAGTCATTGAATAACCCTGCTGTAGGCACATTGTTGCAAGGTAGCAGGTTCAGCTCAGGCAGGCAAAATTGTCCATGGAAGATAAGTTCCTTTCTAAGCACAAACACCAAAGATAAGATATTGTGGAATATTCATCCAACAAAGTATTAACAAAAGGAAGATAAACAGTGAATATGCAAGGTGGCAATTATTTGAGATGCCATTAAGTTCCACTGATTTGCAAATAATACACTACTCATTCAAAAACTCACCAAAAtatttgggattttttttttaaaaaaaaaatcctatttaaACACAAAGAAAAAACTGCCACCACTTGGCCTTACTGAAAATTCAATAATCCAAAAGAGAATTATATTAAGGAATCAACAGACCATGAAAAAATACATACTATAGTCAATTAGCAGCCTACTCAGACAATAACCTGAAACCAGTTATATGCCCAGATCATTGTCTCTATAAATAGGAGGTAATAATGCAACTGCTACAGTCCCGAACACATCTTGAGTTATTTCATTTAGATGAAATTCCTCTCCACTGTTTGTTCCTGTGTTATTCAGAATTGTACCATGTGAATCCAAGTGCTAGACACAGTTTTCTAAACATGTTTACATGTAATCAATATAAATATCGAAAGTTCACTAAGAATGTTCGAGTGTTGGTATTTGACATGAAAAAAGGTAGATGAAGAAATCCAAGTATCAGAGGTTAACGTAGGAGATTAGGACTTTTATATACTTGATCCTAATAAAAACTAGTAAAGAAATAAGTAAATTGAAAAATACAATTATTCTCACTAATTGACTACCAAAGTGAAGGATAACAAGTCAAAATAGACTAATTAACAAACAACTAGAACTATTACCAAACAACTCAACttggaattcaaaattcaaatattctCCAATTTAATTCTTTTTCTCTATTTGGAATTATTACCAAAATGTTCTCCAATTACATCATCAGCTCATTAATGATGCAAAAAAGTAATCAAATTTGAGAATGTTTGATATAGAATTCAGATTTGAGTTGATTGGTAATAGATCTAGTTGTTTAGTAATTAGTCTATCTTGATTTGTTACCTTTTATTTTGGATAGTTAATTAATATGGATAAATGTATCTCCTGAATTCCTAGTTTTCATTAGGATTGAGGCAATAAAACACATAGTCTCTATGTAGCtttcaattaataaaaattttctactTTCAATACTCTGTGAGGCTTAGTTCGTGTTCATTCTACATCACATTCATTATCGTACGTCATGTTCATTCTCCTCAAAATATAAAATTGAATGGGATAAGCTAATACGGAATCAAACAGATATATATGAGACAAAGAACCAAGCGATCTACAAACTTTCAAGAATATTCGCATCACAATATCGAATATACAAAATGCTGCATCAGGACAATACAGTAAATCACAAAGGAAATATCCTTGTGTTCATAAACACATCACTAGTTTTTTTTTAGTTGATAAATGCCAAAACTATGGATCGTAGATTTTGCCAAAGATAAAAAGTGGAAACATTTGAACTctagttatgatttttttttttttaaatagaagtttaaaattaaaaatgcaaCAATAGGAAGACTAGCAATTTTTGTGCAGATTGTATTTTATCTGTAACATACTAGATATTCTAGTTAAATGCTTGGTAAGCTTGTCTTATCTGGATTCATTGTCAAAAACAAATAATACATTGCATCATGTATGAAGCCTTTTCATCTTGTATAATTCTACAAAAGTGAAAACTGA
This region of Zingiber officinale cultivar Zhangliang chromosome 9A, Zo_v1.1, whole genome shotgun sequence genomic DNA includes:
- the LOC122020093 gene encoding pseudo histidine-containing phosphotransfer protein 1-like isoform X2, translated to MIWAYNWFQGFLDEQFFQIEELQDDVSPNFVEEVVTLFFKDSLRLMGNIDHALEKFPQDFDRLDSLIHQLKGSASSIGAAKMKNECTVFRDFCDKENQEGCIRSFQKVKKEHACLRQKLENYFQLLRQVGPVAKATRSGN
- the LOC122020093 gene encoding pseudo histidine-containing phosphotransfer protein 2-like isoform X1, with protein sequence MEYSSLHRQLATMKKSFFDQGFLDEQFFQIEELQDDVSPNFVEEVVTLFFKDSLRLMGNIDHALEKFPQDFDRLDSLIHQLKGSASSIGAAKMKNECTVFRDFCDKENQEGCIRSFQKVKKEHACLRQKLENYFQLLRQVGPVAKATRSGN